In the genome of Photobacterium sp. TY1-4, one region contains:
- the rsuA gene encoding 16S rRNA pseudouridine(516) synthase RsuA gives MRLDKFLCTTLGITRKEAGKLLKSKEIEVNGEVVKNGALKVTDTCEVEFNGRTLQLTGPRYFMLNKPQGFVCSHVDDFNPTVFILIDEVSPEKLHVAGRLDGDTTGLVLLTDDGQWSHRITSPRHECEKVYYVELADPLPPETVQTFAEGVQLRGEKELTRPAKLEILDEREALITITEGKYHQVKRMFAAVGNKVVGLHREQVGSIELDDTLEPGEYRPLTDEEIAAFMK, from the coding sequence ATGAGGCTTGATAAATTCTTATGCACCACTTTGGGTATTACCCGAAAAGAAGCCGGTAAATTATTAAAAAGTAAAGAAATTGAAGTAAACGGCGAGGTGGTGAAAAATGGCGCCCTCAAAGTGACGGATACGTGTGAGGTTGAGTTCAACGGTCGTACGCTGCAACTGACCGGACCACGTTACTTTATGCTGAACAAGCCGCAGGGCTTTGTCTGCTCTCACGTTGATGATTTTAATCCAACCGTATTTATTCTGATTGATGAAGTCAGCCCGGAAAAACTGCATGTGGCCGGTCGGTTAGACGGAGACACCACCGGACTGGTGCTGTTGACGGATGACGGCCAGTGGTCGCATCGGATCACTTCGCCGCGTCATGAATGTGAAAAAGTGTACTACGTTGAGCTGGCCGATCCGCTACCGCCGGAAACGGTGCAAACTTTTGCCGAAGGGGTGCAGCTCCGGGGTGAAAAAGAGCTGACCCGTCCGGCGAAGCTGGAAATTCTGGATGAGCGCGAAGCGCTGATCACCATTACGGAAGGCAAATACCACCAGGTGAAGCGGATGTTTGCGGCGGTCGGCAATAAAGTTGTGGGCCTGCATCGTGAGCAGGTCGGCAGCATTGAGCTGGATGATACGCTGGAGCCGGGCGAGTATCGTCCGCTGACCGACGAAGAAATTGCCGCATTTATGAAGTAA
- a CDS encoding DUF2913 family protein — protein MAVYIEEIGKLVSDGLSELAESVESGKTPGNPVSETHFLSAWVTKSIKQQRYDHSVAKTLLAWQQQARSMGKNAQLKQQFVQIRNTLTGLNPAEGLTAAVTAAQIQALYQALTSADWLVTTEFEVNRKVTHHTDGQASLVVCAKQYREGIAESGDVVKPLSLYLRGDAKAVIDAAYQHGLLLFKVTDYKSKVKYHGEYVVYPCNHGTHLPELPTQAAQ, from the coding sequence ATGGCAGTTTATATTGAAGAGATCGGAAAATTGGTCTCTGACGGGTTGAGTGAGCTGGCTGAGTCGGTTGAAAGTGGAAAAACACCGGGTAACCCGGTGAGTGAAACGCACTTTCTCAGCGCCTGGGTCACGAAGTCTATCAAGCAGCAGCGTTACGACCATAGTGTGGCAAAAACGTTACTGGCCTGGCAGCAGCAGGCTCGCAGTATGGGTAAGAATGCCCAGTTGAAACAGCAGTTTGTGCAGATCCGCAACACCCTGACAGGGTTGAACCCGGCCGAGGGGCTGACCGCGGCGGTGACTGCTGCGCAGATCCAGGCGTTGTATCAGGCGTTGACTTCGGCAGACTGGCTGGTAACGACCGAGTTTGAAGTGAACCGTAAGGTCACCCATCATACCGACGGCCAGGCATCGCTGGTGGTGTGTGCCAAACAATACCGGGAAGGCATTGCCGAGTCCGGTGACGTGGTGAAGCCACTGTCGTTGTATCTGCGCGGGGATGCCAAAGCAGTGATTGATGCGGCATACCAGCACGGTTTGTTGTTGTTTAAAGTCACGGACTACAAGTCGAAGGTGAAGTATCACGGCGAGTATGTGGTTTATCCGTGTAACCACGGGACGCATTTGCCGGAGTTGCCGACGCAAGCGGCGCAGTAA
- a CDS encoding nucleotidyltransferase domain-containing protein, whose product MARTLPVIDGTTPFQDEYLPVLLDAVKQLKAGLGKNLHSIYVHGSVARRAARPGKSDLNLTLILERPLNVSEQSVLSTLRWRIASHHPIIPAVDLKVGELAEVLSLDAIFRWGFWLKHCCLCLYGDDLASRFGCFEASWDIAKAMNGDIKTELSEYRTKIMATKVVANYLDYCEAVARKMLWSCYSLVMHREQRLALSLPQCADAFLRHYPDKALDIERLFILVERTQVPKKASLFMVESFGGWIVAEFDKIDRKIG is encoded by the coding sequence GTGGCACGTACTCTCCCTGTCATTGACGGCACAACGCCGTTTCAGGATGAATATTTGCCGGTCCTGTTGGATGCTGTGAAACAGCTCAAGGCCGGTTTGGGCAAAAACCTGCACAGCATTTATGTTCACGGCAGTGTGGCCCGACGCGCAGCCAGACCCGGTAAATCGGATTTAAACCTGACGCTGATTCTGGAGCGACCGCTGAATGTCTCGGAGCAGTCGGTTCTGAGCACCTTACGCTGGCGCATTGCTTCGCATCACCCCATCATCCCCGCTGTGGATTTGAAAGTCGGCGAACTGGCGGAGGTGTTGTCACTGGACGCGATTTTTCGCTGGGGTTTCTGGCTCAAGCATTGTTGTCTCTGTTTGTATGGTGACGATTTGGCCAGCCGCTTTGGTTGTTTTGAGGCCAGTTGGGATATTGCCAAAGCGATGAACGGGGATATCAAAACGGAGCTCAGTGAATACCGTACCAAAATAATGGCCACCAAAGTGGTGGCGAATTATCTCGATTACTGTGAAGCGGTTGCCCGGAAAATGCTCTGGAGCTGCTATTCACTGGTCATGCATCGGGAACAACGTTTAGCGCTCTCTTTGCCGCAGTGTGCGGATGCCTTTCTGCGGCATTATCCTGACAAGGCCCTCGATATCGAGCGTTTGTTTATCCTGGTGGAGCGGACTCAGGTGCCGAAAAAAGCGTCGCTGTTTATGGTTGAGTCGTTCGGCGGCTGGATCGTGGCTGAATTTGATAAAATTGATCGTAAGATTGGTTGA
- a CDS encoding GNAT family N-acetyltransferase: MNISLVAPSLSSTDVLLKLVEELFEYEVLPQKFEQTSQAIHQLLNNPELGQAWFIEVEQEGEKIIAGHIVISYSFSVEHGGRIGLIDQFYLKPEWRQQGIGTELIPQIEKHMGEAGVHALSLEVNIGNSGARSFYEKHGFIPRRQFCLMTKVIKQEKVTLNIAS, encoded by the coding sequence ATGAATATCTCACTCGTTGCGCCAAGCTTGTCTTCAACGGATGTCCTGTTAAAACTGGTTGAAGAACTCTTTGAGTACGAAGTGCTGCCGCAGAAGTTCGAACAAACGAGCCAGGCGATCCATCAACTCCTGAATAACCCGGAACTGGGCCAGGCGTGGTTCATTGAAGTGGAACAAGAAGGCGAAAAAATCATCGCCGGCCATATTGTGATCAGCTATAGCTTTAGCGTGGAACATGGCGGACGGATCGGCCTCATCGATCAGTTCTATCTCAAGCCCGAGTGGCGCCAGCAAGGTATCGGGACTGAGCTCATCCCGCAAATTGAAAAACATATGGGAGAAGCCGGGGTGCATGCCCTCTCGCTGGAAGTCAATATCGGGAACTCCGGTGCCCGGAGCTTCTATGAAAAACACGGCTTTATTCCTCGCCGCCAGTTCTGCCTGATGACTAAAGTGATCAAGCAGGAAAAAGTCACGCTCAATATCGCCTCCTAG
- a CDS encoding DUF1289 domain-containing protein yields MEQLEFFSIPSPCVGVCQVNERGYCKGCMRNREERFNWQKMTAAEQRNTIRLCRQRYLRLRRQAIAVQVQGESQPETAPEDPQTSLFDE; encoded by the coding sequence ATGGAACAGCTGGAATTTTTTTCTATTCCCAGCCCGTGCGTGGGCGTGTGCCAGGTGAATGAGCGCGGGTACTGTAAGGGCTGCATGCGTAATCGGGAAGAGCGTTTTAACTGGCAGAAGATGACCGCGGCTGAGCAGCGCAATACCATTCGCTTGTGTCGTCAGCGCTATCTTCGTTTGCGGAGGCAGGCTATTGCGGTGCAGGTACAGGGGGAGAGTCAACCGGAAACGGCCCCTGAGGATCCTCAGACTTCTTTATTTGATGAGTAG
- a CDS encoding Bcr/CflA family multidrug efflux MFS transporter, translating into MTTSDSPKLSFQLILILGAIAALTPLAIDMYLPAMPSIAKDLGVVPGAVQITLTAYTAGFAVGQLLHGPLADSYGRRPILIIGVLLFALAACVSAMSQGITELTWVRAAQGFAGASAAVIIQALVRDMFEREEFARTMSFITLVMTIAPLAAPMIGGYLSVWFGWRSIFWVLAAVAVIVILAVLNKIPETLPPEKRLPFHLGATLRNYARMMTTPVAVGLIFSSGFSFAGMFTFLTVGSFVYIDLYHVSTENFGLFFGLNIVVLILMTSLNGRLVRKMGSHWMLRLGLGIQLLAGVGLVCGQVFELGLWGVVIPVMLFVGTISIIGSNTMACLLAKYPHMAGTASSLAGTMRFGTGTLVGGAVAMMPDATAWPMALTMASCAVLSAGFYWLMSRDA; encoded by the coding sequence ATGACCACATCTGACAGCCCGAAGCTGAGCTTTCAACTGATCCTGATCCTCGGGGCGATTGCTGCCCTCACGCCTTTAGCCATTGATATGTACCTGCCGGCGATGCCGAGCATTGCCAAAGATTTGGGGGTTGTGCCGGGTGCGGTGCAAATTACCCTGACGGCCTATACTGCTGGTTTTGCGGTGGGGCAGTTGTTGCACGGACCGCTGGCAGACAGCTACGGTCGCCGTCCGATTTTGATTATTGGCGTGCTGTTATTTGCGCTGGCGGCGTGTGTCAGTGCCATGAGTCAGGGGATCACTGAACTGACCTGGGTTCGGGCAGCGCAAGGGTTCGCCGGGGCTTCGGCTGCGGTCATTATTCAGGCGCTGGTACGGGATATGTTTGAACGGGAAGAATTCGCTCGGACCATGTCTTTCATCACGCTGGTGATGACGATTGCGCCGCTGGCGGCGCCGATGATTGGCGGTTATTTGTCGGTGTGGTTTGGCTGGCGCTCGATCTTCTGGGTGCTGGCAGCGGTTGCGGTCATCGTGATTCTGGCGGTACTCAACAAGATCCCGGAAACTCTGCCGCCGGAGAAACGCTTGCCGTTTCACCTCGGGGCGACGCTGCGCAATTACGCCCGGATGATGACTACGCCTGTGGCCGTGGGGCTGATCTTCAGCAGCGGTTTTTCATTTGCCGGAATGTTTACGTTTTTGACGGTTGGCTCGTTTGTCTATATCGATCTCTATCATGTCAGTACCGAGAACTTCGGCCTGTTCTTCGGCCTCAATATTGTGGTGCTGATCCTGATGACTAGCCTCAACGGTCGGCTGGTACGCAAAATGGGTTCCCACTGGATGCTGCGTCTCGGATTGGGGATCCAATTGCTTGCCGGGGTTGGCCTGGTGTGTGGTCAGGTGTTTGAGCTGGGTTTGTGGGGTGTGGTGATCCCGGTGATGCTGTTTGTCGGCACAATCTCGATCATCGGCAGTAACACCATGGCGTGTCTGCTGGCCAAATATCCGCATATGGCCGGAACGGCTTCTTCGCTGGCCGGCACCATGCGTTTCGGGACCGGGACTCTGGTGGGCGGGGCGGTGGCGATGATGCCGGACGCCACAGCCTGGCCAATGGCATTGACCATGGCGTCCTGTGCAGTATTATCTGCGGGTTTTTATTGGTTAATGTCGCGAGATGCATGA
- the rplY gene encoding 50S ribosomal protein L25 codes for MKFEAVVRTDLGKGASRRLRHEGKFPAIVYGGEAAPVAIVLKHDDVINKMDDASFYEAITLVIDGAEVQVKPQDIQRHPFKPKVEHMDFIRI; via the coding sequence ATGAAATTTGAAGCAGTAGTACGTACTGACCTGGGTAAAGGTGCGAGCCGCCGCCTACGTCACGAAGGTAAATTCCCAGCAATCGTTTACGGTGGTGAAGCAGCACCAGTTGCTATCGTCCTGAAGCACGATGACGTGATCAACAAAATGGATGACGCATCTTTCTACGAAGCGATCACTCTGGTAATCGACGGCGCTGAAGTTCAGGTGAAGCCACAAGACATCCAACGTCACCCGTTCAAACCAAAAGTTGAGCACATGGACTTCATCCGCATCTAA
- a CDS encoding DEAD/DEAH box helicase, translated as MYTLRPYQQDSVKATIHYFRKHSTPAVLTLPTGAGKSLVVAELARIARGRVLVLTHVKELVEQNHSKYESYGLKASIFSAGLGRKETDRQVVFASVQSMANSLDQFANEFSLLVIDECHRVPDDENSAYRRVISHLQTINPGIKILGLTATPYRLGMGWIYKYHTRGQVRTEQDRFFRDCIFELPIRYLLDEGFLTEPKIMDMAVIGYDFSSLTPASNGKYREADLDSVIEQSGRATPMIIDQVRDYAKDRRGVMIFASTVNHAQEIMGYLSGENAALVIGDTPLDERDRIIDAFKRQEIKYLVNVSVLTTGFDAPHVDLIAILRPTESISLYQQIVGRGLRLFEGKKDCLVLEYAGNCYDLYQPEVGDPKPDSDSEVIMVPCPACGFNNSFWGKLDAAGFLIEHYGRRCQGYFEDDDTGEREECGYRFRAKYCEECGADNDIAARRCHVCDAVMVDPDKKLRDALKLKDAMIMKCTDLRLEPGKNKFNKPQLKVIYTSDEGSEISEVWTLSTKGQKDEFLRKFINPHLVDRHRPFTDTAPTKVASHEHRLRPPEIIIARKNGRFWAIRDKLFDLDQYQKS; from the coding sequence ATGTACACCCTTCGCCCCTACCAGCAAGACAGTGTCAAAGCGACCATTCATTACTTTCGCAAGCACAGCACCCCGGCGGTCCTTACCCTGCCGACCGGTGCGGGTAAAAGCCTGGTGGTGGCGGAACTGGCCCGCATTGCCCGGGGCCGGGTACTGGTGCTGACCCACGTGAAGGAGCTGGTTGAGCAGAACCACAGCAAATATGAAAGCTACGGCCTCAAGGCCTCGATTTTCTCAGCCGGTCTGGGCCGCAAGGAAACCGACCGCCAGGTGGTTTTCGCGTCAGTACAGTCAATGGCCAACAGCCTGGATCAGTTTGCCAACGAATTCTCCCTGCTGGTCATTGATGAGTGCCACCGGGTGCCGGATGATGAAAACAGTGCTTACCGCCGGGTGATCAGCCATCTGCAAACCATCAATCCGGGGATCAAGATCCTGGGCTTAACCGCGACCCCCTACCGCTTAGGCATGGGCTGGATTTACAAGTATCATACCCGTGGCCAAGTCCGGACCGAGCAGGATCGCTTCTTCCGCGATTGTATTTTCGAGCTGCCGATCCGCTATCTGCTGGATGAGGGATTCCTGACCGAACCCAAGATCATGGACATGGCGGTGATCGGCTATGACTTTTCCAGCCTGACCCCAGCCTCCAACGGCAAGTACCGCGAAGCCGACCTCGACAGTGTGATTGAGCAGTCCGGCCGCGCAACCCCGATGATCATCGATCAGGTTCGCGACTATGCCAAAGACCGTCGTGGGGTAATGATTTTTGCGTCCACGGTCAATCATGCGCAGGAAATCATGGGCTATCTGAGCGGCGAAAATGCCGCACTGGTCATCGGCGATACCCCGCTCGATGAGCGCGACCGGATCATTGATGCATTCAAGCGCCAGGAAATCAAATATCTGGTCAACGTTTCGGTACTGACCACCGGGTTTGACGCCCCGCATGTCGATTTGATTGCCATTCTGCGCCCAACCGAATCCATCAGCCTGTATCAGCAAATTGTCGGCCGTGGTCTGCGCCTGTTTGAAGGCAAAAAAGACTGTCTGGTGCTGGAGTATGCCGGGAACTGCTATGACCTGTACCAGCCGGAGGTCGGCGATCCCAAGCCAGACAGCGACAGTGAAGTGATCATGGTGCCCTGCCCGGCATGTGGCTTTAACAACAGCTTCTGGGGCAAACTGGATGCCGCCGGTTTTCTGATTGAGCATTACGGCCGTCGCTGCCAGGGTTACTTCGAAGATGACGACACCGGCGAGCGCGAAGAGTGTGGTTACCGTTTCCGGGCCAAATACTGCGAAGAATGCGGTGCAGACAACGACATTGCCGCCCGCCGCTGCCATGTCTGCGATGCGGTGATGGTGGATCCGGATAAAAAGCTGCGTGATGCACTGAAACTCAAAGACGCGATGATCATGAAATGTACCGACCTGCGTCTGGAACCAGGCAAAAACAAATTTAACAAACCGCAGCTCAAAGTGATCTATACCAGCGATGAAGGGTCTGAAATCAGCGAAGTCTGGACGCTGTCGACCAAAGGCCAAAAAGATGAATTCCTGCGCAAGTTCATCAACCCGCACCTGGTTGATCGCCACCGGCCATTCACCGACACCGCCCCGACCAAAGTTGCCAGTCATGAACACCGCCTGCGCCCACCGGAGATCATCATCGCCCGCAAAAACGGTCGCTTCTGGGCCATCCGGGACAAGCTGTTTGATTTGGACCAGTACCAGAAATCCTAA
- a CDS encoding TonB-dependent hemoglobin/transferrin/lactoferrin family receptor, which yields MKSKLSLVASAVVLAMSPTLQAQESVSVFDEIVVSGTRSEASIKDVPGSISKVDSDSIEKNLSADLQQALKYEPGVTVNGQGRFGMADFTIRGMSGNRVKVLVDGVEQPSSYNPGADAMRMNANTYEVDTLTAIEVNKGPASTLYGSDALGGTVLMRTKNPEDVLQAGDDTHVGVKTGYASASDEYKATLELANRTGDLETLLIYTHRDGHETETHGDGAEIEGPERGAADPQNLTSHNVLGKAFYQINDHHRVGLVGEYYTRSADGRTLSREGFDGGRGMFPGFVYTNVRTDDKDERVRLGIEHEWLAGNAAFDALNWTLSWSQNKTEHDNMDHTGRYGNRNRVRQGENESLQFDIQLEKELTLAGNRHALTYGAAASDASFELDYTDYFLDRGTSGAGDTEVPESDSEKRAVFIQDQMYFMADQLVVTAGLRYDDYTATPDQASGLTEHNSDALTARLGAVYHWNQNFSTYAQYSEGFRSPSIYELYYDKDNSSRGYRIVSNPDLKPEESRSYEVGMRADHRTGAVELAAFYNDYSNFIKSSTTTDNGLDITTNENVDEAEIYGVEFKGSLWLDEMVGAPMGSYARLSVAYLDGEDKRTGESLDTIAPLTAVIGLGYDAPNDNWGSALNVTLVDDKSGSDWEAAEKPNVKAPGYAVVDLTAYYRPVNDLTLRAGLFNALDKKYWQYQDLEGVTASEQGIDRRTQPGRNWGVTLDYRF from the coding sequence ATGAAATCTAAGCTCAGTCTTGTGGCCAGCGCCGTTGTTCTTGCGATGTCACCAACACTTCAGGCTCAGGAAAGTGTTTCCGTTTTTGATGAGATCGTGGTTTCAGGGACACGCTCAGAAGCCAGCATCAAGGATGTGCCGGGGAGTATTTCGAAAGTCGACTCAGACAGCATTGAAAAAAACTTGTCGGCCGATCTCCAGCAGGCGCTGAAATATGAGCCGGGTGTGACGGTGAATGGTCAGGGTCGTTTCGGGATGGCAGACTTCACGATCCGAGGGATGAGTGGCAATCGCGTGAAGGTGCTGGTCGATGGCGTCGAGCAGCCTTCATCGTATAACCCAGGTGCTGATGCGATGCGGATGAATGCGAATACCTATGAGGTGGATACGCTGACCGCAATCGAAGTGAATAAAGGCCCGGCCTCGACCCTGTACGGCAGTGATGCGCTGGGCGGTACGGTGCTGATGCGCACTAAGAACCCGGAAGATGTACTGCAAGCCGGGGATGATACGCACGTCGGTGTGAAAACCGGTTATGCCAGTGCCAGTGATGAGTACAAAGCCACCCTTGAGCTGGCCAATCGCACCGGTGATCTGGAAACCTTGCTGATCTATACCCATCGTGACGGCCATGAAACCGAAACTCATGGGGACGGGGCAGAAATCGAAGGGCCGGAACGCGGCGCAGCCGATCCGCAGAACCTGACCTCACACAATGTGCTGGGTAAAGCATTCTACCAGATCAATGATCATCACCGCGTAGGTCTGGTCGGGGAATACTATACCCGAAGCGCAGACGGCCGGACGTTGTCGCGAGAAGGCTTTGACGGCGGTCGGGGCATGTTCCCGGGGTTTGTCTACACCAATGTTCGTACCGATGATAAAGATGAGCGGGTTCGCCTGGGGATTGAACACGAATGGCTGGCGGGCAATGCTGCTTTTGATGCGTTGAACTGGACGCTGAGCTGGAGCCAGAATAAAACCGAGCACGATAACATGGACCATACCGGCCGTTACGGCAACCGGAATCGGGTGCGACAGGGTGAAAATGAAAGCCTGCAATTTGATATTCAGCTTGAGAAAGAGTTGACGCTGGCCGGGAATCGTCATGCACTGACTTACGGCGCAGCGGCATCGGATGCTTCGTTTGAACTGGATTATACCGATTACTTCCTGGATCGCGGTACATCGGGTGCAGGCGATACCGAGGTTCCTGAATCTGATTCAGAAAAGCGTGCGGTGTTTATCCAGGATCAGATGTATTTCATGGCGGATCAGCTGGTGGTGACCGCAGGCCTGCGCTATGACGATTATACCGCGACGCCGGATCAAGCATCGGGACTGACCGAGCACAATAGTGATGCGCTGACGGCGCGACTGGGGGCGGTGTATCACTGGAACCAGAATTTCAGTACTTATGCGCAATACAGTGAGGGCTTCCGCTCTCCGAGTATCTATGAGTTGTACTATGACAAGGACAACTCATCTCGTGGCTACCGGATTGTATCGAACCCGGATCTGAAGCCGGAAGAAAGCCGTTCGTATGAAGTCGGCATGCGTGCCGATCATCGCACCGGTGCCGTGGAGCTGGCCGCGTTCTACAACGACTACAGCAACTTCATCAAGAGCAGCACAACCACGGACAATGGTCTGGATATCACGACCAACGAAAACGTAGATGAAGCTGAAATCTACGGGGTCGAATTCAAGGGCAGCCTGTGGTTGGATGAAATGGTCGGCGCGCCGATGGGCTCTTATGCCCGACTGTCGGTGGCTTACCTGGATGGTGAGGACAAGCGCACCGGTGAAAGTCTGGACACTATTGCGCCGCTAACGGCCGTGATTGGTCTGGGTTACGATGCGCCGAACGACAACTGGGGGAGCGCCCTGAATGTCACGCTGGTCGATGATAAATCGGGGAGTGACTGGGAAGCTGCCGAGAAGCCGAACGTGAAGGCACCGGGTTATGCAGTGGTTGATCTGACTGCGTACTATCGTCCGGTGAATGACCTAACGCTTCGTGCGGGTCTGTTCAACGCCTTGGATAAGAAGTACTGGCAGTATCAGGACCTGGAAGGGGTGACTGCCTCTGAGCAGGGAATTGACCGCCGCACACAGCCTGGCCGTAACTGGGGCGTAACGCTGGATTACCGCTTCTAA
- a CDS encoding DNA polymerase II, protein MQTQRTGFVLTRQSRDSRGQTEIVLWVKTDEGPCRLVVQGDHPVCFIPENDYPHAERLLREAGIPATWRPLPMKNFQHQRMYGCYSQTVRDSLQGAALLRSEHIEPFEADIRLADRFLMERFIRGGIAFAGVSLPRAGYTDVQQVKAKAADYIPRLSVVSLDIECSEKGILYSVGLHSEMDSRVIMVGAPKPDDEPVDWIQWVASEKELLQALEQWFFRFDPDIVIGWNVIDFDCRLLMKRAEWHQLPLRIGRGGQTPHWRQSSQNPNQGFITVPGRVVLDGIDTLKTATYNFRSWSLESVSQELLGEGKQIHNVHDRMAEINQMFRHDKLSLARYNLQDCKLVTRIFDKTHLLDFVIERSRLTGVELDRVGGSVAAFTNLYLPQLHRAGYVAPSLDSDNWIASPGGYVMDSKPGLYDSVLVLDFKSLYPSIIRSFRIDPLGLVEGLLLEEGKADDQAIAGFRGGRFHREKHFLPEMIEALWSARDQAKRDGEKAFSQAIKIIMNSFYGVLGSSGCRFFDHRLASSITMRGHEIMKTTRELIEGKGYEVIYGDTDSTFVSLKRAHDGADADAIGQALVTYINQWWREHLRQTYNLESALELEYETHYHKFLMPTIRGQETGSKKRYAGLVKRGDEETIVYKGLETVRTDWTALAQEFQQQLYHRVFHHLDVEDYVRQYVEQTNSGAFDDKLVYRKRLRRHLSEYQKNVPPHVRAARMADEVNRQQGRPLQYQNGGWIEYLITLNGPEPKEALQSTVDYHHYIEKQLKPVADGILPFIGKHFDEITAPQLGLF, encoded by the coding sequence TTGCAAACGCAACGAACAGGCTTTGTGCTGACCAGGCAGAGCAGAGATTCACGCGGTCAGACTGAGATCGTGCTTTGGGTCAAAACGGATGAAGGACCGTGCCGCCTGGTGGTGCAGGGTGATCATCCGGTCTGCTTTATTCCAGAAAATGATTATCCGCATGCGGAGCGGCTGCTGCGCGAGGCCGGGATCCCGGCGACCTGGCGTCCCTTGCCGATGAAAAACTTTCAACATCAGCGCATGTATGGCTGTTACAGCCAGACGGTCAGAGACAGTTTGCAGGGGGCGGCCTTGCTTCGCAGCGAGCACATTGAACCTTTTGAAGCCGATATTCGTCTGGCGGATCGTTTTTTGATGGAGCGGTTTATCCGTGGTGGTATTGCTTTTGCCGGGGTCAGCCTGCCCCGGGCTGGTTATACCGATGTTCAGCAGGTGAAAGCCAAAGCTGCTGACTATATTCCCCGACTGTCTGTGGTTTCTCTGGATATCGAATGTTCTGAAAAAGGCATCCTGTATTCGGTTGGACTGCATAGTGAGATGGATAGCCGGGTGATCATGGTCGGGGCACCGAAACCCGATGATGAGCCGGTGGACTGGATCCAGTGGGTTGCCTCCGAGAAAGAATTGCTGCAGGCCCTGGAGCAGTGGTTCTTCCGGTTTGATCCGGATATTGTGATTGGCTGGAACGTGATTGATTTTGACTGCCGTCTGCTGATGAAGCGCGCCGAGTGGCACCAACTGCCGCTGCGGATCGGGCGGGGCGGACAAACCCCGCACTGGCGTCAGTCGAGCCAGAACCCTAACCAGGGGTTTATCACGGTGCCGGGACGGGTGGTGCTGGACGGGATCGATACCCTGAAAACAGCAACCTACAATTTCCGCTCCTGGTCGCTGGAGTCGGTGTCACAGGAGTTGCTGGGGGAAGGGAAGCAGATCCACAACGTCCATGACCGAATGGCGGAAATCAACCAGATGTTCCGTCACGACAAGCTGTCCCTGGCACGCTACAACTTGCAGGACTGCAAATTGGTGACGCGGATTTTTGACAAAACACATTTGCTCGATTTTGTCATCGAGCGTAGCCGGCTGACCGGGGTGGAGCTGGATCGCGTCGGCGGCTCCGTTGCTGCCTTTACCAACCTTTATTTGCCACAGTTGCACCGGGCCGGGTATGTTGCGCCCAGCCTCGACAGCGACAACTGGATTGCCAGCCCGGGCGGTTACGTCATGGATTCCAAGCCGGGCCTGTATGATTCGGTGCTGGTGCTGGATTTCAAGTCGCTGTATCCCTCGATAATTCGTTCGTTCCGCATCGATCCGCTGGGATTGGTTGAAGGGCTGTTGCTCGAAGAGGGCAAGGCGGACGACCAAGCCATTGCCGGATTCCGGGGCGGACGTTTCCATCGTGAAAAACACTTCCTGCCGGAAATGATCGAAGCCTTATGGTCGGCCCGGGATCAGGCCAAGCGTGACGGGGAGAAAGCGTTTTCTCAGGCGATTAAGATCATCATGAACTCATTTTACGGCGTGCTGGGTTCATCGGGTTGTCGGTTTTTTGATCACCGTCTGGCGTCGTCAATCACCATGCGGGGCCATGAAATCATGAAAACGACCCGTGAGCTGATTGAAGGCAAAGGCTATGAGGTGATTTACGGCGATACCGACTCGACTTTTGTGTCGTTAAAGCGGGCTCACGATGGGGCGGATGCCGATGCCATCGGACAAGCCTTGGTTACTTATATTAACCAGTGGTGGCGGGAGCATCTGCGGCAAACCTACAACCTGGAATCGGCCCTGGAGCTGGAATATGAAACGCATTATCACAAGTTTCTGATGCCGACGATTCGCGGTCAGGAAACCGGCAGCAAAAAGCGCTACGCTGGTCTGGTGAAACGAGGCGACGAGGAAACCATAGTCTACAAAGGGCTGGAAACCGTCCGGACGGACTGGACCGCGCTGGCTCAGGAATTTCAGCAGCAGTTGTACCACCGCGTCTTCCATCATCTGGATGTGGAAGATTATGTACGCCAGTATGTCGAACAGACCAACAGCGGGGCATTTGATGATAAGCTGGTGTATCGCAAAAGGTTACGTCGTCACTTATCTGAGTATCAGAAAAATGTGCCGCCCCATGTCCGGGCAGCGCGGATGGCGGATGAAGTGAACCGCCAGCAGGGCAGGCCACTGCAATATCAGAACGGTGGCTGGATCGAGTATTTGATCACACTGAACGGCCCGGAGCCGAAGGAGGCCTTGCAGAGTACGGTTGATTACCACCACTATATTGAAAAGCAACTCAAACCGGTTGCCGACGGAATTTTACCCTTTATCGGCAAACACTTTGATGAGATCACTGCGCCGCAGCTGGGTCTGTTTTAA